Proteins found in one Roseofilum capinflatum BLCC-M114 genomic segment:
- a CDS encoding AMP-binding protein: protein MTIANLVQSFDLICPQGDRLYPLFWEKYQHLREYTTPPRLLLNESEPVPFLAGFFAALATQTPVFLGNPQWKASEWQQVWQQVQPQLIWGTVPCSPVKSSPPPPFPGRVMIATGGSSGKIRFTMHTWETLGASVAGFTHYFNGAENHPIHCCCTLPLYHVSGLMQVMRSLLTGGTLALLPYRSLSGSLPFDPQNYFISLVPTQLKRLLSQSCSHLSQFRAVLLGGAPAWPELLEQAKTAKIPVALTYGMTETASQVATLKPDRFWAGNRTENISCGQPLPHAQIVIQDDRGNPLPALQTGRVAIASSSLALGYFPHPFFGDRPFLTDDIGYFDNQNYLYILGRHSQTLITGGEKVFPQEVEAAILATQWVQDVAVMGIPDADWGEQVTAVYVPKDNRVTLETLEAALKEAIAPHLSPYKQPKTWIAVQQLPRSAQGKLNQAALQDLIAPSPGNG from the coding sequence ATGACGATCGCCAATTTAGTCCAATCCTTTGATCTCATCTGTCCCCAAGGCGATCGCCTTTATCCCCTATTCTGGGAAAAATATCAGCATCTGCGCGAATATACCACACCCCCCAGACTCCTGCTCAATGAATCTGAACCCGTCCCCTTCCTAGCGGGGTTTTTCGCCGCTCTTGCCACCCAAACCCCAGTTTTTTTGGGTAACCCCCAGTGGAAAGCTTCAGAATGGCAACAAGTTTGGCAACAGGTACAACCCCAACTCATTTGGGGAACGGTTCCCTGTTCTCCGGTAAAATCATCGCCCCCGCCTCCTTTTCCTGGTAGGGTGATGATTGCGACTGGGGGATCGTCGGGTAAGATTCGCTTTACCATGCATACTTGGGAAACTCTGGGCGCTTCAGTTGCAGGGTTTACCCACTATTTTAACGGTGCAGAAAATCATCCCATCCACTGTTGTTGCACCCTTCCTCTCTATCATGTCAGTGGACTAATGCAAGTGATGCGCTCCTTGCTCACGGGGGGCACTTTAGCCCTTTTACCTTATCGCTCTCTTAGCGGTTCCCTGCCGTTTGATCCCCAAAATTACTTTATTTCTCTGGTTCCCACCCAACTCAAGCGCTTGTTATCCCAGTCTTGCTCTCATTTATCTCAATTTCGGGCGGTGCTGTTGGGAGGAGCGCCTGCTTGGCCGGAGTTGCTGGAACAGGCAAAAACAGCTAAAATACCCGTTGCCCTGACTTATGGGATGACGGAAACTGCGTCGCAAGTGGCAACCTTGAAACCCGATCGCTTTTGGGCTGGGAATAGGACTGAAAATATCAGTTGCGGTCAACCCCTACCCCATGCTCAGATCGTTATCCAAGATGATCGGGGGAACCCCTTACCGGCACTGCAAACGGGACGAGTGGCGATCGCCTCTTCATCCCTAGCTCTAGGCTATTTTCCCCATCCATTTTTCGGCGATCGTCCTTTCTTAACGGATGATATTGGTTACTTTGACAACCAAAACTATCTGTATATTCTGGGTCGCCACAGTCAGACCCTTATCACCGGAGGCGAAAAAGTTTTTCCCCAGGAAGTGGAAGCTGCAATCTTAGCAACACAATGGGTGCAGGATGTAGCCGTCATGGGGATTCCTGATGCAGACTGGGGAGAACAAGTCACGGCGGTGTATGTGCCCAAGGATAATAGAGTAACTTTAGAGACTTTGGAAGCGGCCCTAAAAGAGGCGATCGCCCCCCATCTCAGCCCCTATAAGCAGCCAAAAACTTGGATAGCAGTCCAGCAGCTTCCCAGATCTGCCCAAGGTAAACTCAATCAAGCCGCCTTGCAAGACCTTATCGCCCCAAGCCCTGGTAATGGGTAA